One region of Candidatus Nezhaarchaeota archaeon genomic DNA includes:
- a CDS encoding class I SAM-dependent methyltransferase has translation MAEALRMYGCDEELWREVLKGHYWTGERDVELVEALLRRKGQVRSVLDLGCGVGRISNRLAARGFKVTGIDLSSRCIEEARRIAEETGVSKNTDYIVGDYREFCADPGGHGVFDAAICILAPAWSTLSEMSTFFNSLSRKVREGGFFILIDVVKERLLNLLTSLPSAQNWFTFSGNILSLHTWRYDPVSSRIRAKKELYRRDGECLRFITKIEREYDPYSISDYIRALSHRWRVEDVYLPPISIARLEQFNDPWWLFSAIITAERI, from the coding sequence ATGGCCGAGGCCCTTAGGATGTACGGATGCGATGAAGAGCTGTGGCGTGAGGTCCTGAAGGGACACTATTGGACGGGGGAGCGAGATGTAGAGCTAGTCGAGGCGCTCCTGCGAAGGAAGGGCCAGGTGCGCAGCGTACTTGACCTTGGATGTGGAGTTGGGCGTATATCTAATCGCCTAGCCGCCCGCGGCTTCAAGGTAACTGGGATAGACCTCTCGAGTAGGTGTATTGAAGAGGCGAGGAGGATTGCAGAGGAGACGGGGGTGTCGAAGAATACAGACTACATCGTAGGAGACTACAGGGAGTTCTGCGCTGACCCCGGGGGCCACGGTGTATTCGACGCTGCCATATGCATATTGGCGCCTGCGTGGAGCACGCTGAGCGAAATGAGCACCTTCTTCAATAGCCTAAGCAGGAAGGTAAGGGAGGGGGGGTTCTTCATATTAATCGACGTAGTGAAGGAAAGGCTTCTAAATTTACTCACTTCACTTCCGTCAGCTCAGAACTGGTTCACGTTTAGCGGAAACATCCTCTCACTTCATACTTGGAGGTACGATCCAGTAAGCTCAAGGATTAGAGCTAAAAAAGAGCTATACAGGCGAGATGGAGAGTGCTTAAGGTTCATAACCAAGATTGAGCGTGAATACGACCCGTACTCTATAAGTGACTACATTAGGGCGCTATCTCACCGTTGGAGAGTTGAAGACGTGTACCTGCCTCCGATAAGTATAGCGCGCTTAGAACAGTTCAACGATCCCTGGTGGCTCTTCAGCGCCATCATAACCGCCGAGAGGATCTAA
- a CDS encoding ABC transporter ATP-binding protein, producing the protein MRRLLLEYRGLEVTFELRGLRVYALRGVDLEVQGGEVLGVMGESGSGKTVLLHATLRLLPEYAKVKGRILYKGLDLLGMSERSFKKILGRSFSLIPQGFASLNPCLVNWIQVSERPMEHFGKTRREGYEVAAALLEKLGIADPRRVAKGYRHQLSGGILQRVLVAMGTSAHSEVLFVDEPTKGLDRRMKRLLVELLSSSRGSFDSMVVVSHDLDFLREVSDRICVLYCGEVVEVRSKADFFKNPRHPYSMALLASLPSRGLSPIPGEPPDMTSPPPGCSFHPRCSSVSPLCRSLRPPLLSVGGGMVRCHLYGRGP; encoded by the coding sequence ATGCGTAGGCTGCTTCTAGAGTATCGAGGGCTCGAGGTGACCTTCGAGCTCCGCGGGCTCAGAGTCTACGCCCTCAGAGGAGTGGACCTAGAGGTCCAGGGAGGGGAGGTCCTCGGGGTAATGGGTGAGTCTGGGAGCGGGAAGACCGTCCTACTGCACGCGACGCTAAGGCTGCTCCCCGAGTACGCTAAGGTGAAAGGGAGGATACTTTACAAGGGCCTAGACCTCCTAGGGATGAGTGAGAGGAGCTTTAAGAAGATCCTGGGGAGGAGCTTCTCGCTTATCCCGCAGGGCTTTGCTTCACTAAACCCCTGCTTAGTGAACTGGATCCAGGTCTCAGAGAGGCCTATGGAGCACTTCGGGAAGACTAGGAGAGAAGGGTATGAGGTAGCGGCAGCCCTCTTAGAGAAGCTAGGGATAGCTGACCCGCGCAGAGTAGCTAAGGGCTATAGGCACCAGCTGAGCGGCGGAATACTTCAGCGGGTCCTAGTAGCAATGGGCACCTCTGCACACTCCGAGGTCTTGTTCGTGGACGAGCCTACGAAGGGGCTAGATAGGCGCATGAAGAGGCTGTTAGTGGAGCTACTAAGCTCCTCGAGGGGTTCCTTCGACTCCATGGTAGTCGTGTCCCACGACCTAGACTTCTTAAGGGAGGTCTCAGACAGGATATGTGTGCTCTACTGCGGAGAGGTGGTCGAGGTACGCAGTAAAGCAGACTTCTTCAAGAATCCGAGACACCCGTACTCTATGGCCTTGCTCGCGTCGCTGCCATCAAGGGGCCTCTCGCCCATACCAGGCGAGCCCCCCGACATGACGTCCCCTCCACCAGGCTGCAGCTTCCACCCGAGGTGTAGCTCCGTCTCTCCTCTCTGTAGGTCTCTTAGACCCCCTCTCCTCTCAGTAGGTGGAGGAATGGTTAGGTGCCACCTATATGGCCGAGGCCCTTAG
- a CDS encoding ABC transporter ATP-binding protein: protein MNVYKYFSRGAAVVAALRGVVISIHRGDKACLIGESGSGKTTLAKILCRLIPPSSGEVLFEGRRVDRLSRAEMMEFRRRVQYIPQCPDLALDPTWCLYDSIAEPLRIHKMASSKREEFEKVRGACEKVGLSIHQLSRKPRSVSGGELQRAVIARAVVMRPEVIVADEPTSMLDPSTQAKVIKALLELQSSATVLFITHDVEVARAVSDKVFVMLDGSIVESGPTREVLEDPLHPYTKLLLMGAPPTEGRAESLCRLYGSCGASLEACRRSQPPELEVSKGRRVRCWSYA from the coding sequence CTGTCTAATCGGCGAGTCGGGCAGCGGGAAGACTACGCTCGCAAAGATCCTGTGCAGGCTAATCCCCCCTAGCTCCGGGGAGGTTCTATTTGAAGGAAGGCGCGTAGATAGGCTTAGCAGGGCTGAGATGATGGAGTTCAGGAGGCGCGTGCAGTACATCCCGCAGTGCCCTGACCTAGCCTTAGACCCGACTTGGTGCCTCTACGACAGCATAGCAGAGCCGCTTAGAATACACAAGATGGCCTCCTCTAAGAGGGAGGAGTTTGAGAAGGTGAGGGGGGCTTGTGAGAAGGTGGGCTTAAGCATACACCAGCTCAGCAGGAAGCCTAGGAGCGTCAGTGGAGGGGAGCTTCAGCGGGCGGTCATTGCCAGGGCAGTGGTAATGAGGCCGGAGGTAATAGTGGCTGACGAGCCCACCTCCATGCTCGACCCCTCCACCCAGGCCAAGGTGATCAAGGCCCTCCTCGAGCTCCAGTCGAGCGCCACCGTGTTGTTCATAACCCACGACGTCGAGGTGGCGAGAGCCGTGTCAGACAAGGTCTTCGTGATGCTCGACGGAAGCATCGTGGAGTCCGGGCCCACGCGCGAAGTGCTAGAGGACCCGCTTCACCCATACACGAAGCTGCTGCTAATGGGCGCGCCGCCGACAGAGGGCAGGGCTGAATCCCTCTGTAGGCTTTACGGTAGCTGCGGCGCTAGCTTAGAGGCCTGCCGCCGCTCCCAGCCGCCTGAGCTCGAGGTCTCTAAGGGGAGGAGGGTTAGGTGTTGGAGCTATGCGTAG